The genomic DNA ACAGTCgacttttaagaaaaataattgttaaatttaGAATGTTTAAAAAGTACTTCATCATCGTtaacaaaattcataataatattaCTAATTGTCCTTTTGACTTAACGATCAcctaaaaaaggaaattagaTATTTACtgaataaacaatataaaaaactCTTTCAGTTATGCACCAACAGCAATGCTGTTTGCAGTTGcaatttttctcttctctaCAGTGTAGACTATAATATattcttaaatttttatatatctgAATTAACTTATCCTCATAGAATTGACTTACAAGTTACGATGTTAGGAATGAATTCTACTTATAAATTCATCTTAGGAATAAGACTCATGTCCATTTTAGAAGACAACAAAAATCACATAACAAAAATCGAAAagttgtcattttatttttagagacgTGGTAGAAAATAAGTAGTAATagtatgtatattaaaaatagctgacattttattttttaaagaaagaaacaGGAACTTTTAAACTCGTAAAAAATTGAATAGACCATTTATCAAAATCATATTTCTATATTGATTTCTTTAACTTGgcatttattatcattttccgtaatgatatttgaacaccCCAAATACCAAAGACCTATACAACATTTGACTGTCTCTTTCTTTTTACTTACATTTTGATTTCACCGCAAAAAGAAGAACTTGTAATTTTTAAGACGGCAGAAAATTATGAAAACAGAAGGATATGTCATATGTCGATAACAAATATGGCATAATACCTAAAAGCCGGTTTAGATAGCCGAACATGGAAACAGCATGACACAAGATCCCAACAAAAAGTATCACtgttttgatgatgatgatttggatGTGCTAGCTGGATGTTGATTCCTCCAACCCCACCATACTAAtgcttttttcacatttttattgatgaaAGTGACTAAATGCATCATTCCTTGGAAATCATGAGTCCTTAATCTAAAAGTCTAAACAGTCTAGTATTACTATTACCTGCACATTAAAACGATATTGCTTGTGAAAAAAGATGGTTTCATTAtccttaatatttttatatgaaaatggagGCTCATGTCATGGGTTTAAAAGCGAATACGATAGACataaaatttgttcaaaaatcAACTGGTTATTTTATCACCCTTGTTTATTTGAAGTATAATATGCAgtcataaaatcaaaacaaaggTAACAAAGGCTTTCAGTATATACATaagtttcatttcatttcatttaaagATTTTGTCCTACAAGTTATTTATCAGACAAGCCATATGgaagaaaaagattaaaaaaatgaaatcaaaatacAACCAAATTCTACTCTTAGCTGATAccaaaagcctatttacagcaATTCTTACGGCAGCACTTGTTCAAAGCTAGTAAACCAGAACTATCTTAACAACAACCTATTAACAACCCTAATAACAACCTGTTATAAACCTTTATTCTTGCTTCTTTTAGTCCACTATCTTACCAAAGTATTGCTCATCTTCAAAACTGGCACGAGGTACCAAGCCTCTGTATCTGTTTCTGACCTATAGTTATGGATTTCCTCTTGGCAAATGCCGGGTACAGCAGTTCTTGAAACTTCTCCAGAAACATTGTCCATGCATCTTCAGTCATATCAGCCAGCTTCACAAAGCTTGAGCTTGCAGAAAGCTGCTCATTGGCACTCTTATGACCAGATGATGATGTATTCCCATAACATCCATTATCTGCTTTTCCACCTGAATGCTTCTGGTATTTCTGGCTTGTCTCACTTAACATGATGTTTTTAAGTGACACAGAAAGTTTGGAAACCACTGGGGTTTTTTCGTAACAGGGAAAAGGGCCAAAACCCTCGGGAGATTCTCcatcaccttcttcttcttcctcctcaatGCTCTCATACAATTTGGAGAATGGGTTGCGACCATTCCCGCTTCCAAGTCCAGGAAGAGAAAGTGATCTGGTTAGAGGATCGTCCATTGTCATCTTCAGAGTGAGATCCGACCCAGCTAGATCACAGTCTATATCAAACAGGAATTCATCATCCCTCAAGTCAGTATGTGGAGATAGTTCTTCCCTCTCTGCCAACATATTCCTTGCTTCTAAACAAACAACCTCCAGCTCACTGGGTTCCTCCTCACCACTGCGGAACTCCCTAGTCATCATCTCACCAATTTCGGCAAGGCACAGACCATAAGCAGCAGCCTCCTTCAGGAAAATGGTGCAGAGTACTAAGACTCTCAAGCAAGCCTCCCGAATCATAGGCAGTTCCTTCCGCAACATCTCACAATCTTGAGCAGGATCCAGATTTTCGATGTAAGAAAGCTCATCCTCGGAGAATGGAATTGAAGCCTGAGGCCAATGAATCCACTCAAAGTATGGGTCCTCCAAAGCTTCTGGAAGGCAAAGCCCATGATCAATAGGAATTAAATCCACCTCACCAAAAGCCCCCACTTTTCTAACTAACAAGTTGCCACCATGCCTATCCGTGTTAAGAATCCTAATGTCTAATATCCCTATACGATGCACAGCAGTAACAGGGAAGCCAGATGTCCCATAGTCACTTGCATCAAAATCATGAGGTATGAACTGCTGCAGTGATGCAATCTTGCTAACCACCTTCTTACTCTGGATGTTTTTCCCATTGACACCATCGTTGACATTGAATATTGAGTGAGTAATCTTCACCAAGGCAGTTGGAGGCACTCTTGCAAAATGACCATAGTCAAGTAGATAAGCAGCAACTTCCCTGAAGCCAGTTTCCCCAACCCGAACTGAACGTTTCAACCCTGGTTGTCCAAGAGCCTTGCCAACAAAACCTTTCGGATTGTTAGGGGCAAAAGGCTCCTCATCTGTTGGTTTCACTATTGCAACACTCTCGCCTCTTTTGTTCAGGAAGTAATATGCACCTCCAAGCCCACTATTTACTGGAATTGGATCTATCCCCATCTGCATTGCCTTCACAATGTCCTTGACCATATGCTTCATAACATCCAGGCTACTTGATTGCCCTACTATCTCAATAGGACCACTCTTATCTTTTTGCTGCATATCTCGTCCAGTGGGTGACAAGCATGGAGTTGATGAACTTCTGTGCATAAGGTTACGCGTAAGAAGAAGGGCAGTATCATTCCGAACAGAACTAAGGTCATTGTTCAAGACAACATCCCCAAAAGTTAGAGAGCTCTCTTCAGTTGGGACATTAAGCGCAATCTGCAACCTCCTCTTCACAGTATGAGCATTGTCACTACGATCCAATTCCATGCCCAATACACACCCAGATTCAGTTTGCACAAAAACTCTTCTCCTCCCACTAGATTGTCTCCCCCCCATGCTCTTTTTCTCAATGTACTCTCTACCAAGTGGACTACGAAATAAAGCAACAGCCATTTGGGTTTGGACAGGGCTGTCCGATTTACGAGACATCAACAGAGGTGGCCGTGGAATAAAGCTTCTTCCGTCCCAAGAAGTCGCCAAACTCCAGAGCCAAGAGCACTTGTTTGAAAACAATCTTTAGTACCCCAAAGATcattaatgaaaatgaaaagttcCCGGAGTAAAGGAATTGAAGGAGTAAAGCAAGATCAGAGACAGACACTAGCTGACACCTACATCAAGGCCATCACAAGGCGAGGTTTATGTGACACCACAAAAGCTGCAAATTCATGAAGATTCTATCAAAATTCTCAGAGCATAACATTACAAATCTGAAGCTGAATAAACTTAGTTCTGCAAGAATAACACAAATTCCAAAATTCATTAACAGCAAGTAACAGATCAAACAAATTACAACTCAAAGTACTCACGACTACATACTGCGAACACCATGATCATGCTAGCATGAAAAGACACCACAGATTTAACACACTTACAAAGCGCACAGATTCAAATGCCattaaattcaaatcaaatctaTTTGAAATGGTCCTGATTTGATCATAAAGTCACCCATTAAGAATCCCCAGCGCAAATCGCATGATAACAATCCTATCTGATACATAGAGATCGCCAAATTGAACTTTGTTCCATTGAATAAAGACATTCGCCACTTACAAGACATGGTGGATCAAACCTGGGATAACATGCTTAAGGAACCTTGTTTGTCAATATTTTCAaatacagtaaaaaaaaaacactagatataattacaattaattaaaaaaatataaaacattacactttataatttgattttaactaATTTCACAAATTAACCTGTTTCTTTTCGAATCTTTATCTTATCAAAGATATATTATCTAAAATTTATCTCTTCACTCCTTTTTCACTAACTCATTCATCAATATAAAACACATAAgttatatttgattaagaaaaataacacaaactAATCCAAAATTAATAAACTCATAAGTAGCATTTTAAAtcaggaagaagaagaaaatcagtaaataataacaatattatataaataaaataaaaaagagaaagaacgATCGCAATACCACGTGATTGAATCAAGAAATTAGTGAATACGCCATGAGGTAGAAAGTGAAGAAGAGAATGTGAGATCCGAACAATCTTCAGAATAACCGTCGAATTGTTCGGATAATGGAAGAAACGAAAGAAGAGAATCGTATAAGAGACTCGTTCGAGTTAACTCAGAAGATATTTCAGTTACAAAGCGCGCTCttgtgtttcttcttcttcttcttgtttggTCTGAGATATGATATGGATATTTCAGAACAAGAAGGAACGTTTTTTAACCCAACGCTTGAATCGTAACCGTGGTTAACAAATCGTAACCGTGGTTAACAAACAAACTTGACCGACTTCTCTTTCTTGAGGAAATGGAAGAGTCTAGAATATGGAATTACGAGCGTTGGATTTATGAGATATTGGCCGTTGGTTTGGTGGCACGTGGAGAGAATGGATTGGAAGGTCACGTGGGAGATGACCGTCAAAGAGGAAAGTGGCAGAGAATGAATGGAGCCACTTTTTTGTCACAGTTTAGGGATAATCtattattactactattatGCTAGCAGTGCTAACTTGTCTATGTGAAAATACCGATATTACCCTTGTCACCATACTATccttttcttctgttttttggATTAAACAAAGAATACGGCTAGATACAATGTTCATAGACAGTATTATTATTACATAACTACTATTTCTTTTATGGTAACAGTTATGATAGTATTCATTAATTACGCAAGGAACTATGATTTAATTTCTGTCACGACACAGCTTCCGACAATAGTTTGATGCAtatagtgtgtgtgtgtctgtgAATACAAACTTTAGTTGCTCTCAATTATGTGACCATgtagatatttaaaaaataaattggaacAACGATAAAATATAATTGTATGAATATGGAAAACTTTATGGCATAGAAAATCTTATTTTACTCTTCTCATATTACAGAATTCACCTTAATATGTTTAAAGAGCAACTGAATAAcgtaaaaactaaaaactacggttcaataatgaaaaatgaaatacaaagtCTCTGGTCATCAGTGAGTTAATTTCCTTCAATACTGCACATTCCCGCCATGAAGTAGCCATCTAAACCCCATCATGAAGCAAGTTTGATCTCAAACTAGATTTGGGAAGGATTTTACCCAAAACTTCAATTCTTAGATTTATTAAATTTCCACatcaaaatgaaaagttgaataTTTCAATTGATGGCCAAGGCTCGTAGTTGTAGTTTCCTCAGGAGTCAAGTGCCCTTTCCTTCTCAGagttctctctctcttcccACCACCATAGAGAATCATATCTACTTAGACTTTAAGATTGATATACCTGTGAGTAgaataaactaaaaaacatgaaaatttgttttggaCAACTTCGTATGGAACTAAGTAGTGTGTAGAAATCTGTCGCAAAGAAAATGGTAATATGGGCTAGTGCAACTTACATGCTATCATGTGTGGAGCAGAATGATTTGTTGCAAATACCAAGGTTCTGCAAGTCTAGTACGATTTGTTTTAATAAGATGAAAGGCAGATGCTTCGACATTTTTGTTAATTCAAGATCTCTTCCCAACTGCAAATTAATAGCAACCCGATTAACCTTGGTTCAGCTTTTGTGAAGTCTACTAATAGTTCATGTATTTTCCAATACAAGGAAAAGTTTATGTTTGAGCAAGAATGACATCATTAAAAAACAACGATGAGCATATGAACTGAAGAAAATGACTACGCCTATAAGTGCAATCTCACAATCATTGTCAATTAAATACATGCATAGCATACAGCTTAGGCATGATTGTTCAATGAACGGAGTAACTTGCGCCAACTTTTCCTGTCGGCCACAATTAAAAGGTATAAAAGGAAAGAGGAAAAACAAGTCACAAACAATTTAAGTTAGGGTTGAACAAAGTAGGCTCAGATTCGCCTTTATTCAGATAGAAGAGAGAGGAGGTTTGCAAAGGCTGCATCAACAGCAACTGTACAAAGAACCACAAGGGTAATTTCACACAGATAGAGTCACCTCGCCAGAAAAACAACTCTTCACTCAATGTCTGATTAAATTGCTAAAATTATCATCACTGCCAAGTTATccaagaagaagaggaagaaacaGAAGTTGAAACAGACAGAGAAGGTTCTGATCAAGCAataattgagagagagagagagagagagagagagagtaatgtTGTGTTTGTGTAGAGAGTTACAACAACAGCCAAgctttatcccactaagtggggtcggctataCATGAATCAAACAACGCCAGTGTGCTATCAAAAACCATGTCTGTTTGTGTAGAGAGCTGTAGCAAAATTTCACTAAGAAGGATCATTGACTTGCATGAAAACAGGGAGGAGCAAAAGCTCTCAAGACAACCTTGACTCTCTGAGTGTGAGCCTCATACTTAAACTAACAGGTGATCAGTACAAACCTAACTGCAGGTTTTCAGAGGAATGCTCAGATTCACCTTTTTCacaaacaagaggaagaagagaaaaacCTCATCATGGCTGCGGTATCAGTATCTATAGAATAAACCACAACAGTGGTATTTTCAAACAGACACTGAATCACCTTGCCAGT from Medicago truncatula cultivar Jemalong A17 chromosome 8, MtrunA17r5.0-ANR, whole genome shotgun sequence includes the following:
- the LOC11423691 gene encoding phosphatidylinositol 4-kinase gamma 5 — protein: MSRKSDSPVQTQMAVALFRSPLGREYIEKKSMGGRQSSGRRRVFVQTESGCVLGMELDRSDNAHTVKRRLQIALNVPTEESSLTFGDVVLNNDLSSVRNDTALLLTRNLMHRSSSTPCLSPTGRDMQQKDKSGPIEIVGQSSSLDVMKHMVKDIVKAMQMGIDPIPVNSGLGGAYYFLNKRGESVAIVKPTDEEPFAPNNPKGFVGKALGQPGLKRSVRVGETGFREVAAYLLDYGHFARVPPTALVKITHSIFNVNDGVNGKNIQSKKVVSKIASLQQFIPHDFDASDYGTSGFPVTAVHRIGILDIRILNTDRHGGNLLVRKVGAFGEVDLIPIDHGLCLPEALEDPYFEWIHWPQASIPFSEDELSYIENLDPAQDCEMLRKELPMIREACLRVLVLCTIFLKEAAAYGLCLAEIGEMMTREFRSGEEEPSELEVVCLEARNMLAEREELSPHTDLRDDEFLFDIDCDLAGSDLTLKMTMDDPLTRSLSLPGLGSGNGRNPFSKLYESIEEEEEEGDGESPEGFGPFPCYEKTPVVSKLSVSLKNIMLSETSQKYQKHSGGKADNGCYGNTSSSGHKSANEQLSASSSFVKLADMTEDAWTMFLEKFQELLYPAFAKRKSITIGQKQIQRLGTSCQF